One genomic window of Clostridium taeniosporum includes the following:
- a CDS encoding CotS family spore coat protein has translation MKDNNSILKIKNYIEENYEIEVDRLEKVKNSYRIISKNKGYSMKLIRYNFKHFYFIMSAIKHLQRNKFSKIPEFIKTINGEDYINLDGGYAYLTPWVPSRVSNYDNPLELARVSNKLAELHECSKNFMINDKMQPRIGWFSWEKVFETRSNEILDFKNRISQKAHKSEFDLLYLNNIERELNRAKESINGLKHNNYIEMMEAEIFKSGFCHHDYANHNILIDNNNEINIIDFDYCILDSHLHDLASLLIRSMKYGKWENKKADLILKNYEDIMELKKEEIPLIREFIRFPQCFWQLGIQVYWEQQDWGLEFFINKLNKYLDDCYEREAFIDDYFKGGD, from the coding sequence ATGAAAGACAATAATAGTATATTAAAAATAAAGAATTATATTGAAGAAAATTATGAAATAGAAGTTGATAGGTTAGAGAAAGTTAAAAATAGCTATAGAATAATAAGTAAAAATAAAGGTTATTCTATGAAATTAATAAGATATAATTTTAAACACTTCTATTTTATTATGTCTGCAATTAAACATCTACAAAGAAATAAATTTAGTAAGATTCCTGAATTTATTAAAACTATAAATGGTGAAGATTATATTAACTTAGATGGAGGTTATGCGTATTTAACGCCATGGGTTCCGTCAAGGGTAAGTAACTATGATAATCCATTAGAATTAGCTAGGGTATCTAATAAATTAGCAGAGTTACATGAATGTAGTAAAAATTTTATGATAAATGATAAAATGCAACCTAGAATAGGATGGTTTTCTTGGGAAAAAGTATTTGAAACAAGATCTAATGAAATATTAGATTTTAAGAATAGAATAAGCCAGAAAGCTCATAAATCAGAGTTTGATTTACTTTATTTAAACAACATAGAAAGGGAACTTAATAGAGCTAAAGAAAGCATTAATGGTTTAAAACACAATAATTATATTGAAATGATGGAGGCTGAAATTTTTAAATCAGGATTTTGTCATCATGATTATGCAAATCATAATATTTTAATTGATAATAATAATGAAATTAATATAATTGACTTTGATTATTGTATTTTAGATTCTCATTTACATGATTTAGCTTCATTACTTATACGAAGTATGAAATATGGAAAATGGGAAAATAAAAAGGCGGATTTAATATTAAAGAATTATGAAGATATTATGGAATTAAAAAAAGAAGAAATTCCATTAATAAGAGAATTTATTAGATTTCCTCAATGTTTTTGGCAATTAGGAATACAAGTATATTGGGAACAACAAGATTGGGGATTGGAGTTTTTTATAAATAAACTAAATAAGTACTTAGATGATTGTTATGAAAGAGAAGCTTTTATAGATGATTACTTTAAGGGAGGAGATTAA
- a CDS encoding spore coat protein translates to MITLREEIKIEELDIISYLNNKGVDIVGKYFDYDKKITTKKAAEQVKIMVNLHKILLGYNNESLVRIKSTIGKEIENYKVQIRKLQKQYNNMMNLGIENDFEKLIISDGKILLDQAKHVIDYIYSHNYFGIIERSMNREELCIGRCDGSNLKLDKNIQIGTLKYLSYNLVEEDLYKYIKKIKRRNNYIDEEELIKVFAYESHLSKYSINYLKALCSFPKDTLKVWEKYKNNKKLKTYEEFSKQFKNSMNYETKILI, encoded by the coding sequence ATGATTACTTTAAGGGAGGAGATTAAAATAGAAGAATTAGATATAATATCTTATTTAAATAATAAGGGAGTAGATATTGTAGGAAAGTATTTTGATTATGACAAAAAGATAACAACTAAGAAGGCTGCAGAACAAGTTAAAATAATGGTTAATCTCCACAAAATTTTATTAGGTTATAATAATGAATCCCTAGTTAGAATTAAAAGTACAATAGGAAAAGAAATAGAAAATTATAAAGTTCAAATAAGAAAATTGCAAAAGCAATATAATAATATGATGAATTTAGGAATAGAAAATGATTTTGAAAAATTAATTATTTCAGATGGTAAAATATTATTAGATCAAGCTAAACATGTAATAGATTATATATATTCTCATAATTATTTTGGAATTATAGAAAGAAGTATGAATAGAGAAGAATTATGTATTGGAAGATGTGATGGATCAAATTTGAAGCTTGATAAAAATATTCAAATAGGTACTTTAAAATATCTATCGTATAATCTTGTAGAAGAAGATTTATATAAATATATAAAGAAAATAAAAAGAAGAAATAATTATATAGATGAGGAAGAACTGATAAAAGTTTTTGCATATGAATCACATCTATCTAAGTATAGTATAAATTATTTAAAGGCTTTATGTAGTTTTCCAAAGGACACTTTAAAAGTATGGGAAAAATATAAAAATAATAAAAAATTAAAAACATATGAAGAATTTTCAAAACAGTTTAAAAATAGTATGAATTATGAAACTAAGATATTAATTTAA
- a CDS encoding CotS family spore coat protein: MNKIRYAERNSLCDYDLSLEFFNELGININDISPVRNVFMIYTDDGNKILKKVDCDEKKLKLIDESLNYIKDKYNNVISYTKFNNNSIYKKWKGKTYVVMDLLDGREACFTNPLEIKLCAKNIALMHKASKGIREELIKKLNKDFLDESLDKKFKKAYDQLAFLKDLVNEYKYKNEFDDLFISNVNKYLQDITKVQDLLSKSKYLDLRKDRETICLCHNDLAYHNFLIKKENVSIIDFDFLTIDLRIIDIANFILKAIKNSAFDIDKMLMALNSYEKVLPLMKEEKELLYILLYFPRDFYSISRDYYYKRKKWDYNVYLNRFKSKLNNEQFRRDFMQEYKNYILTEC; the protein is encoded by the coding sequence ATGAATAAAATTAGATATGCTGAGAGAAATTCTCTATGCGATTATGATTTAAGTTTAGAATTTTTTAATGAATTAGGAATTAACATAAACGATATAAGTCCAGTTAGAAATGTATTTATGATATATACAGATGATGGAAATAAAATTTTAAAAAAAGTAGACTGTGATGAAAAAAAACTAAAGCTAATTGATGAATCGTTGAATTATATAAAAGATAAGTACAATAATGTAATAAGCTATACTAAATTTAACAATAATTCAATATATAAGAAATGGAAAGGCAAAACTTATGTTGTAATGGATTTATTAGATGGTAGAGAAGCATGTTTTACAAATCCATTAGAAATAAAATTATGTGCTAAAAATATAGCATTAATGCACAAGGCATCTAAGGGAATTAGGGAAGAATTAATAAAAAAATTAAATAAAGATTTTTTAGATGAATCACTAGATAAAAAATTTAAAAAGGCATATGACCAGTTAGCTTTTCTAAAAGATTTAGTTAATGAATATAAATATAAAAATGAATTCGATGATTTATTTATTAGTAATGTGAATAAATATTTACAAGATATTACAAAAGTTCAAGATTTACTTTCAAAAAGTAAATATTTAGATTTAAGAAAAGATAGGGAAACTATATGCTTATGTCATAATGATTTAGCATATCATAATTTTTTAATAAAAAAAGAAAACGTAAGTATAATAGATTTTGATTTTTTGACTATAGATTTAAGAATAATAGATATAGCCAATTTTATATTAAAAGCTATAAAAAATTCTGCATTTGATATTGATAAGATGTTAATGGCATTAAATTCTTATGAAAAAGTTTTACCTCTAATGAAGGAAGAAAAAGAGTTGCTTTATATATTATTATATTTTCCAAGGGATTTTTATAGTATATCAAGAGATTATTATTATAAAAGGAAAAAATGGGATTATAATGTTTATTTAAATAGATTTAAATCTAAATTAAATAATGAACAATTTAGAAGAGACTTCATGCAAGAATATAAAAATTATATATTAACAGAGTGTTAA